In Fluviispira sanaruensis, a genomic segment contains:
- a CDS encoding SpoIIE family protein phosphatase, whose product MVSNFKTIKIPLTVKIATSLIFIIYFVIGIYTFFDIKSIRLAMELEAKTNTQSAFTSAVPIIENGIWGLDKTLVETALKQILKNPIVDSVVVLDENENVFSYFDREYDGKNSTLYKYFSKKEMQALNNKNANKIFEKRLIKEEKVIIATALYSKENHIRKISVFKIGYFVMTYSTKNISEAINKTINKSIFLSFILGAVILITSFLYIRQLIILPLTDLEKSSLKIAKNEFIQTKRRNSILGEDEIDSLINNFNHMVVQIIKFIDEQKEQQRMTNELEMARIVQESLIPNAMNLRVGYFELSSFFKAASECGGDWWHFYPLAHNKILIMLGDVTGHGTPSGMLTAAVKGYCDSIYAKNEINPAKILEELDIVVRLSGDKDHYMTMFAAIIDPHAEIIIFANAAHNFPFLINKDIENNNIKVNSLVINGKRLGYINDSQKDNIFEISSHKFSAGDSLFIYSDGIVEAKNKNKQQYSDRRLRKTLASQEFKKTSDLIDTVVNDLSIFTENEEFDDDVTFVCCKLCVDEDKTYTHEMLKYFEKSKLIYPNPNKNLKIVS is encoded by the coding sequence TTGGTTTCTAATTTCAAAACAATAAAAATTCCATTGACAGTAAAAATAGCAACAAGCCTTATCTTTATTATTTATTTTGTAATAGGAATTTATACTTTTTTTGATATCAAATCTATTCGCCTCGCCATGGAATTAGAAGCAAAAACGAACACGCAATCTGCATTCACTTCTGCTGTTCCAATAATAGAAAATGGTATTTGGGGACTTGATAAGACCTTAGTAGAAACAGCATTAAAACAAATTCTTAAAAACCCAATAGTTGACTCGGTCGTTGTTTTAGATGAAAATGAAAATGTTTTTTCTTACTTTGATAGAGAATACGATGGAAAAAATTCTACCTTATATAAATATTTTAGCAAAAAAGAAATGCAAGCATTAAATAATAAAAATGCTAACAAAATATTTGAAAAAAGACTTATTAAAGAAGAAAAAGTAATTATCGCAACAGCACTTTATTCAAAAGAAAACCATATTCGAAAAATATCTGTCTTTAAAATTGGTTATTTTGTTATGACATACTCTACAAAAAATATTTCAGAAGCAATAAATAAAACAATAAATAAATCAATTTTTCTTTCTTTCATCCTTGGTGCAGTCATACTCATTACAAGTTTTCTTTATATCAGACAACTTATAATTTTACCATTAACTGATCTCGAAAAATCCAGTTTAAAAATTGCCAAAAATGAGTTTATTCAAACTAAAAGAAGAAATAGTATTTTGGGTGAAGACGAAATTGATAGCCTTATAAATAACTTTAATCACATGGTCGTTCAGATTATAAAATTCATAGATGAACAAAAAGAACAACAGAGAATGACGAATGAACTTGAAATGGCTCGAATTGTGCAAGAATCTCTTATTCCAAACGCTATGAATCTGCGCGTTGGATATTTCGAATTATCGAGTTTTTTTAAAGCTGCTTCTGAGTGCGGAGGCGACTGGTGGCATTTTTATCCTTTGGCTCATAATAAGATTTTAATAATGCTTGGCGACGTAACCGGGCATGGCACACCTAGTGGAATGCTAACAGCTGCTGTTAAGGGATATTGTGACTCTATCTATGCAAAAAATGAAATAAATCCTGCAAAAATTCTAGAAGAACTCGATATCGTCGTGCGACTTAGTGGAGATAAAGATCATTACATGACAATGTTTGCAGCTATTATAGATCCTCATGCTGAAATTATTATTTTTGCCAATGCTGCACATAATTTTCCTTTTCTAATTAATAAAGATATTGAAAACAATAATATTAAAGTGAATTCATTAGTTATCAATGGTAAACGCTTAGGTTATATCAATGATAGTCAAAAAGATAATATTTTTGAAATAAGCAGCCATAAATTTAGTGCTGGTGATAGTTTATTTATTTATTCTGATGGGATTGTCGAGGCTAAAAACAAGAATAAGCAACAGTATTCTGATAGAAGATTGAGGAAAACTCTTGCAAGCCAAGAATTTAAAAAAACTTCAGATTTGATTGATACTGTTGTAAATGATTTGAGTATTTTTACAGAAAATGAAGAATTCGATGACGATGTTACCTTTGTTTGCTGTAAACTGTGCGTTGATGAAGATAAAACTTATACTCATGAGATGCTAAAATATTTTGAAAAATCTAAATTGATTTATCCTAATCCAAATAAAAATCTCAAAATAGTTTCATAG
- the mtnA gene encoding S-methyl-5-thioribose-1-phosphate isomerase, producing MSKSLESIRYYDNKFEVLNQLLLPQTFVYEDCSTSDLGFAAIKSMKVRGAPAIAIAAALSLASELKNLNKKLNLVDTKNYIFSKLDYLCESRPTAVNLFKMTEDMKSLMQKELIHLENNITGGEILKNLFIKKAEELLQNDISDNMAIGHFGAECFSKKEKVKILTHCNTGSLATAGYGTALGIIRTLHAQKKLERTFACETRPYNQGARLTAFELVYEKIPATLISDSMASFLMKEKGIDGVIVGADRVVANGDTANKIGTYQLAIAAHYHNIPFYVAAPTTSIDCKKKSGKEIMIEERPKKELTHINNMQIAADGIDVWNPSFDVTPAFLISGIVTEIGVIFKNEIGEYDVADFLNKKKKATSLF from the coding sequence ATGTCAAAATCACTAGAATCTATTCGATATTATGATAATAAATTTGAAGTACTCAACCAACTTTTATTACCTCAAACATTTGTCTATGAAGATTGTTCAACGAGCGATCTTGGTTTTGCTGCAATTAAAAGCATGAAAGTGCGTGGAGCTCCTGCAATTGCTATCGCTGCAGCTCTTTCACTTGCCAGTGAACTTAAAAACTTAAATAAGAAATTAAATCTCGTTGATACTAAAAATTATATTTTTTCTAAACTCGATTATTTATGCGAAAGTCGTCCCACTGCTGTTAATTTATTTAAAATGACAGAAGATATGAAAAGCTTAATGCAAAAGGAATTGATTCATTTAGAAAATAATATTACTGGTGGTGAAATACTCAAAAATTTATTTATTAAGAAAGCAGAAGAACTTCTGCAAAATGATATCTCTGACAATATGGCCATTGGCCATTTTGGCGCAGAGTGCTTTTCTAAAAAAGAAAAAGTTAAAATATTAACCCACTGCAACACTGGTAGTTTAGCAACAGCAGGTTATGGCACAGCTCTTGGAATTATAAGAACTTTGCATGCACAAAAAAAACTGGAACGTACTTTTGCTTGTGAAACGAGACCATATAATCAAGGCGCACGTTTAACTGCTTTCGAGCTAGTCTATGAAAAAATTCCAGCCACACTCATTTCTGATTCCATGGCTTCATTCCTTATGAAAGAAAAAGGAATAGATGGAGTTATTGTTGGTGCAGATAGAGTTGTTGCAAATGGAGATACTGCAAATAAAATTGGCACTTACCAACTTGCAATAGCAGCACATTATCACAATATTCCTTTTTATGTGGCAGCCCCTACAACGTCAATCGACTGTAAGAAAAAATCTGGAAAAGAAATTATGATCGAAGAGCGTCCCAAAAAAGAATTAACTCATATAAACAATATGCAAATTGCTGCGGACGGTATTGATGTTTGGAATCCATCATTCGATGTCACTCCCGCGTTTCTTATTTCAGGAATAGTGACAGAGATTGGTGTGATCTTTAAAAATGAGATTGGCGAATATGACGTTGCTGATTTTTTAAATAAAAAAAAGAAAGCAACGTCTTTGTTTTAA
- a CDS encoding DDE-type integrase/transposase/recombinase: MRVGHLPWIGQTINIYLSKLRDTTSAKLFFQNAFRSSGVPEKVNIDKSGSNTAALKAMNEGFKSKDKILIRQNKYLNNLV; this comes from the coding sequence TTGAGAGTAGGGCATCTTCCTTGGATTGGACAAACAATTAATATTTATCTTTCAAAACTTAGGGATACAACGTCTGCTAAACTCTTTTTCCAAAATGCATTCCGTTCCTCTGGGGTTCCAGAGAAGGTAAATATTGATAAAAGCGGTTCCAATACAGCGGCTTTAAAGGCAATGAATGAAGGTTTCAAATCTAAAGATAAGATCCTGATTAGACAAAATAAATATCTAAATAACCTTGTGTAA
- a CDS encoding class II aldolase/adducin family protein codes for MKTLQKYIKDASFFPLSLMEIYELNSLCKVVTRLDARKAIPATSSNFSLRTKPDEFLITKSGLHKRNLNPTHFIRTDLSGNPLHSLSPKPSDETLLHALIYKNFISANAVLHCHAPELDVFNLESNEFTQFTKQKQYDLKFGFIKIKGHELLKALGFKSHTEDFFLPIIENHQDMSLLSNVIIENFIQNKIPSPLTAFVLERHGIYCFGNSISQAEMRLEAILHFAKNLKK; via the coding sequence ATGAAAACATTGCAAAAATATATTAAAGATGCATCTTTTTTTCCTTTGTCGCTAATGGAAATTTATGAATTAAATTCTTTATGCAAAGTTGTGACTCGCTTAGATGCGCGCAAGGCTATCCCTGCAACAAGTAGCAATTTTAGTTTGCGGACAAAGCCCGACGAATTTCTAATTACAAAATCAGGACTGCACAAAAGGAACCTCAACCCAACTCATTTCATCCGCACAGATTTAAGCGGCAACCCTTTACACTCGCTTTCCCCTAAACCAAGTGATGAAACACTTTTACATGCATTGATTTATAAGAATTTTATCTCTGCCAATGCAGTTTTGCACTGCCATGCGCCCGAACTCGATGTATTTAATTTAGAAAGTAATGAGTTTACACAATTTACAAAGCAAAAACAATATGATTTAAAATTTGGTTTTATTAAAATAAAAGGACATGAACTATTAAAAGCGCTTGGTTTTAAATCTCATACAGAAGATTTTTTTCTTCCCATAATTGAGAATCATCAGGATATGTCTTTGCTTTCAAATGTAATTATAGAAAATTTTATTCAAAACAAAATTCCTTCTCCACTCACAGCTTTTGTTTTAGAAAGACATGGAATTTATTGTTTTGGCAATTCAATTTCTCAAGCAGAAATGCGCCTCGAAGCAATTCTGCATTTCGCGAAAAACCTAAAGAAATAA
- a CDS encoding DUF2165 family protein, producing the protein MYTTEKIERICKIIFVAMFSFYISIVALNNITDYNSNYEFVKHVMLMDTTFKNNELLWRSISFSQIHRISYIFLIAYEIVTAILGWVGTFYMIKNYRECSNYFHTSKRCAIISLMLNLVMWFFAFNTIGGEWFLMWQSQQWNGVGVARPMFVAIAIVFLYITRKDDEI; encoded by the coding sequence ATGTACACTACTGAAAAAATTGAAAGAATTTGTAAAATTATTTTCGTTGCTATGTTTTCTTTTTATATTTCAATTGTAGCTTTGAATAATATTACAGATTATAATTCAAATTACGAATTTGTTAAACATGTTATGTTAATGGATACAACATTTAAAAATAATGAATTATTATGGAGATCTATTTCTTTTTCTCAAATACATAGGATATCATATATATTTTTAATAGCGTATGAAATAGTAACGGCAATTTTAGGATGGGTCGGAACATTCTATATGATTAAAAATTATAGAGAATGCTCAAATTATTTTCATACGTCAAAAAGATGTGCGATTATATCATTGATGCTTAATTTAGTAATGTGGTTTTTTGCTTTTAATACCATTGGAGGTGAATGGTTTTTAATGTGGCAGTCTCAGCAATGGAATGGTGTAGGAGTTGCACGACCAATGTTCGTAGCTATAGCCATAGTGTTTTTATATATTACAAGAAAAGATGATGAAATTTAA
- a CDS encoding YgaP family membrane protein — MKTENKIRAVAGSFVLLSLCLFYFHSIYWLFLNVFVGFNLLQSSFTNFCPLEKILQKFEKKN; from the coding sequence ATGAAAACTGAAAATAAAATTCGCGCAGTTGCGGGAAGTTTTGTTCTCTTAAGTTTATGTTTATTTTACTTTCATTCTATTTATTGGTTATTTTTAAATGTTTTTGTTGGATTTAACCTATTGCAATCCAGTTTTACTAATTTTTGTCCCCTAGAAAAAATTTTACAGAAATTTGAAAAAAAAAATTGA
- a CDS encoding 2-hydroxyacid dehydrogenase, protein MNSLKNKKLLYIATQEFPGIPLNYNNQIKGYILPKSESKSISERLNLFLEKQNINLEISTFVTCIVDKIDKNEILKLRKCLPELNHIANFGVGFNNIDISFAKELGIRVTNTPGVLTEATADIALTLLLCVTRRIADGYSMMKDQGKYPGWSPTFMLGQSMQNKTLGIVGYGKIGQAFAKRAQALGMKCVALKSESWAESKNNPNDIKRLNEKDFLATIDVLSLNCPLTDSSKYWLNSQRISMIKPGSFVINTARGELIDEQALADALSSDHLAGAGLDVFCNEPNMSLELQKAKNLFVLPHLGSATVETRHAMGERVFEAIKSHYIERYEKHETGVLLFQVN, encoded by the coding sequence ATGAATTCACTCAAAAACAAGAAATTGCTTTATATAGCAACTCAGGAATTTCCGGGCATTCCTTTAAATTACAATAATCAGATAAAGGGATATATTTTACCAAAGTCAGAGAGTAAAAGCATTTCCGAGCGATTGAATTTATTCCTTGAAAAACAAAATATAAACTTAGAAATTTCAACATTTGTTACCTGTATTGTTGATAAAATCGATAAGAATGAAATTTTAAAATTAAGAAAATGCCTGCCAGAATTAAATCACATTGCAAACTTCGGAGTTGGTTTTAATAATATCGATATCTCTTTTGCAAAAGAATTGGGTATTCGTGTCACAAATACTCCAGGAGTGCTAACAGAAGCCACTGCAGATATTGCCCTCACTTTGTTACTTTGCGTTACGCGTCGGATAGCGGATGGATATTCCATGATGAAAGATCAAGGTAAATATCCTGGCTGGAGTCCAACTTTTATGCTTGGTCAAAGCATGCAAAATAAAACACTCGGGATCGTTGGCTATGGCAAAATTGGTCAAGCTTTTGCCAAACGGGCGCAAGCCCTTGGTATGAAATGTGTGGCTTTAAAAAGCGAAAGTTGGGCTGAAAGCAAAAACAATCCAAATGATATTAAAAGATTAAACGAAAAAGACTTTCTTGCCACCATCGACGTGCTGTCCTTAAACTGTCCTCTCACGGACAGCTCAAAATATTGGTTGAATTCTCAGCGCATTTCAATGATAAAACCTGGGTCATTCGTTATAAATACCGCCCGTGGTGAGCTTATTGATGAGCAAGCCCTCGCGGACGCCCTCAGCTCGGATCACCTTGCTGGGGCAGGACTCGATGTCTTTTGTAACGAACCTAATATGTCATTAGAACTTCAAAAAGCAAAAAATCTTTTTGTTCTTCCTCACTTGGGTAGCGCTACGGTTGAAACGAGGCACGCCATGGGGGAAAGAGTTTTTGAAGCGATAAAATCCCATTATATTGAAAGGTACGAAAAGCATGAAACAGGAGTCTTGCTCTTTCAAGTAAATTAA
- a CDS encoding RuBisCO large subunit C-terminal-like domain-containing protein: MNKYIKNHELLTPLNNEPHAFAKFRIDAQKHSVNLIEEIALGQSLGAWDTKNVAINILRKKIAKIVNIESDTFYHEATVAFPFEIWQGKLSWLMSILFGKMSFFEGVQLNSVWFSQDCFNEKALIGPKNNINNIRISVGADLNKPLLMGILKPNVGMSTEKISELYVEAAEAGVHLLKDDEIRHDSTPLESLKRVSLIAEESAKRNLKTLYAVHLQIDGTHFLEHAKALENAGASAFLLNTWITGIDVLQELRKVTNLPIVSHPALVGAFGIQETTATIHPRVTLAQFIRAAGADLSLFPSPYGKLGLNKDLALDIAKHCLLKNNNWHINETIPVPSAGIKPEHAPLAKKDFGNNFILNAGTGIFTHPKGINVSIKEFLKEL; this comes from the coding sequence ATGAATAAATACATTAAAAACCATGAACTCTTGACTCCACTCAATAACGAACCCCATGCATTTGCAAAATTTCGCATTGATGCGCAGAAACACTCTGTGAATTTAATTGAAGAAATTGCTTTAGGTCAGTCTTTAGGTGCATGGGATACAAAGAATGTTGCTATCAATATTTTGCGAAAAAAAATTGCGAAAATAGTGAATATTGAATCGGATACATTCTATCATGAAGCAACGGTGGCTTTTCCTTTCGAAATTTGGCAGGGTAAACTTTCTTGGCTCATGTCCATTCTGTTTGGAAAAATGAGTTTTTTTGAAGGAGTTCAACTCAATTCCGTTTGGTTTTCCCAAGATTGTTTTAACGAAAAAGCATTAATCGGCCCTAAAAATAATATTAATAATATAAGAATAAGTGTTGGTGCTGATCTCAATAAACCACTCTTAATGGGAATTTTAAAACCCAATGTGGGCATGAGCACAGAAAAAATCTCAGAACTCTACGTAGAAGCAGCAGAAGCGGGTGTGCATTTATTAAAAGATGACGAAATTCGCCATGACTCAACTCCTCTAGAAAGCTTAAAAAGAGTCAGTCTAATTGCTGAAGAGTCTGCGAAAAGAAATTTAAAAACTCTGTATGCCGTGCATTTACAAATTGATGGGACACATTTTCTTGAGCATGCAAAAGCGTTAGAAAATGCTGGGGCAAGCGCATTTCTTCTCAACACTTGGATCACAGGAATTGATGTCCTCCAAGAACTCAGAAAAGTAACAAATCTACCAATTGTTTCACACCCTGCTCTGGTAGGCGCATTTGGTATTCAAGAAACAACAGCAACGATTCATCCACGCGTCACTTTAGCTCAGTTTATTCGCGCCGCTGGCGCAGATCTGAGTCTGTTTCCAAGTCCTTATGGAAAACTAGGTCTCAATAAAGATTTGGCTTTAGACATTGCAAAGCATTGTCTCTTGAAAAATAACAATTGGCACATAAATGAAACGATTCCCGTACCAAGTGCTGGGATAAAACCAGAACATGCTCCTTTGGCTAAAAAAGATTTTGGCAATAATTTTATATTAAATGCAGGGACAGGTATTTTTACTCATCCCAAAGGAATAAATGTAAGCATAAAAGAATTTCTTAAAGAATTATAG
- the mtnP gene encoding S-methyl-5'-thioadenosine phosphorylase encodes MNQFKKTYLAFIGGSGLYDLPGIQNLKEEDISTPFGSPSDKIITGEIDGKPIAFIPRHGKGHRFTPSEVNYRANIYALKKLGVTHIVSVSAVGGLQENTAPGTAVIPTQIIDKTTYIRERSFFGSGVVGHISFADPYCTDLQKYISKACEQEKVTTHMGGALVCIEGPRFSSRAESHSFRKEGAVIIGMTAMPEAILAREAEIAYATLAFVTDYDCWKEETEPVTVEAVLAVLKKNVEASKRIALAIHKHLPLESKNHIFNAAEFAIMTDKSLIPTETKRKLDILYGKYWK; translated from the coding sequence ATGAATCAATTTAAAAAAACATATCTTGCATTTATTGGTGGCAGTGGATTGTACGATCTTCCTGGAATTCAAAATTTAAAAGAAGAAGATATATCGACTCCATTTGGCTCTCCATCCGATAAAATTATCACAGGAGAAATAGATGGAAAACCTATTGCATTTATCCCTCGTCATGGCAAAGGGCATAGATTTACTCCTTCAGAAGTTAATTATAGAGCAAATATCTATGCACTTAAAAAGCTCGGAGTAACTCATATTGTAAGTGTCAGCGCAGTTGGAGGATTGCAAGAAAATACGGCTCCAGGTACTGCAGTTATTCCTACACAAATAATTGATAAAACGACATATATTCGCGAAAGAAGTTTTTTCGGCAGTGGAGTTGTTGGTCACATTAGTTTTGCAGATCCATATTGCACGGATCTGCAAAAATATATTTCAAAAGCATGTGAACAAGAAAAAGTAACAACCCATATGGGTGGCGCTTTAGTTTGTATTGAAGGCCCTCGCTTTAGCAGCCGTGCAGAAAGCCACAGTTTTAGAAAAGAAGGCGCTGTGATTATTGGTATGACAGCAATGCCAGAAGCAATACTCGCACGAGAGGCTGAAATTGCATATGCAACTTTAGCATTTGTTACAGACTATGACTGCTGGAAAGAAGAAACAGAACCTGTTACAGTTGAAGCAGTCCTTGCCGTTTTAAAGAAAAATGTGGAAGCATCTAAAAGAATTGCTCTTGCTATACATAAACATTTACCACTTGAAAGCAAAAATCATATTTTTAATGCCGCTGAATTTGCAATTATGACCGATAAGAGTTTAATTCCCACAGAAACAAAAAGAAAACTCGATATTTTATATGGTAAATATTGGAAATAA
- a CDS encoding cytochrome P450 — MINTKPISFYNPAFNQNPYAIFQRLMEKGEIHYVKFPSGVCGWLVTGYDAAIKTLKHPNIGKNHKLGNAHWHSLASIMPEPQHTTLQSHLLHQDSPRHTFMRALIMKAFSASRIDRFRERVTLIAQRLLEPLQRAGECDLIADFASQLPLLVLSEVIGLTDKHRTQFKPVWCKVVQPVGPNDVGRAAYIGLLTELQSYIDTVIVESRGGDSDRLIVQLIAAYDGKKINRDELTSMLFQLLVAGQEPMTNQIGNAMLALLQHPEQLKQLQEDSTRIDRAITELLRYDGAFALSTWRFFTETTQWLGAKVLAGDSVIVGLNAANHDPAQFGCPHQLDFARERNKPLSFGYDHHYCPASTLARLELEVSINLFRCGFSRNVFTVGPFKHFILQGKN, encoded by the coding sequence ATGATCAACACAAAACCAATCTCGTTTTACAATCCTGCCTTCAATCAAAATCCTTATGCCATCTTTCAACGCCTCATGGAGAAGGGCGAAATCCACTACGTCAAGTTCCCCAGCGGAGTATGCGGCTGGCTTGTCACCGGTTACGATGCGGCGATCAAAACGCTCAAGCACCCAAACATTGGTAAAAACCACAAACTGGGTAATGCTCATTGGCACTCTCTCGCGTCAATCATGCCAGAGCCGCAGCACACCACTTTACAGTCGCACCTGTTACATCAGGATTCGCCCAGACACACTTTTATGCGCGCTTTAATAATGAAGGCGTTCTCCGCTTCGCGGATTGATCGATTTCGTGAGCGAGTTACGCTGATAGCACAGCGCTTGCTTGAGCCGCTCCAAAGAGCTGGGGAATGTGACTTGATCGCCGATTTTGCATCGCAACTGCCTTTGCTGGTATTGAGCGAAGTAATCGGACTTACTGACAAGCACCGCACACAATTCAAGCCTGTCTGGTGTAAGGTAGTTCAGCCTGTTGGCCCTAACGACGTCGGACGAGCAGCGTACATTGGATTATTAACTGAGTTGCAATCCTATATTGACACCGTCATTGTTGAGTCACGCGGTGGCGATTCCGATCGACTGATCGTTCAGCTCATCGCAGCCTATGACGGTAAAAAGATAAACCGTGACGAGCTCACTTCGATGCTATTTCAATTACTGGTTGCTGGTCAGGAACCGATGACCAATCAAATCGGTAATGCTATGTTAGCGTTGCTGCAGCATCCCGAGCAACTCAAACAACTACAAGAGGATTCAACACGTATTGACCGAGCAATTACCGAATTGCTTCGGTACGATGGCGCGTTTGCATTAAGCACATGGCGATTTTTTACCGAAACAACTCAATGGTTGGGCGCGAAGGTTCTTGCGGGCGATTCGGTGATCGTCGGACTCAACGCGGCCAATCACGATCCTGCGCAATTCGGTTGTCCTCACCAGCTTGATTTTGCGCGTGAACGAAACAAGCCACTTTCATTTGGCTATGACCATCACTACTGCCCTGCCTCTACATTAGCGCGGTTGGAGCTCGAAGTCAGCATCAATTTGTTCCGGTGTGGCTTCAGTCGAAACGTTTTCACTGTAGGTCCATTTAAACATTTTATCCTCCAGGGTAAAAATTAG